A portion of the Jaculus jaculus isolate mJacJac1 chromosome 5, mJacJac1.mat.Y.cur, whole genome shotgun sequence genome contains these proteins:
- the Pcare gene encoding photoreceptor cilium actin regulator, which translates to MGCTPSHSVIVNSVAKSGFQFLKKPKAILPGRQRDSERCSVPVLVKSSTCYGPGGEPPRTPRPAEEPGSFGRSQTTAEGLGQLMGEMERLMPETKTSPSQLNKPQNKVAVDISFQKQGSHRTQDAAFPEGDSESSMTKETSKWEGTPTCQPDEQNHCYQTTLPVPGSEGKVDFPEPLVKAHQQTYAYLHASLTRYEAVLHLVQQASQTRELLGPMLGFLLLCLEEATQLLGEIAEDGDTLLQEVREDLAWPPSKGAPPEQPDLLRQLLQYTVNKLQGLQSALATLSGSLLEGCSSYLHSAASHLEHKLGTKRCAHNRLLRALGQLESLASGHSGPGLQGPPLCSEDSGIGADSESVQSLDKLGKQASWDFAPEPGEWKPGTAPQTEVRLLGPAWQQGPSWTSSDRPQDCPWARPAMAKVQPAAQHEARNPSAPSTGPDAVTSRPLEAGSSTPWDSLKVGVPTEAHRPGSSGLMGAPYPSEGEDSSLEEEEEEEEEEASGAGLCAEPGKAPGSRPRCSPAVRDSLFQPRSGRPGSPQAQEMILKMKEAISERIKFVPAASRQQDWVEEDEGRMKSPPRPRTAIGSRRTPERKRRSQSEGCIKSPAEDPTLQELRRVQADLTQRLEIFYALGAPRQRHSKDSLPQLKATALWPPSNGRVGPSHTTSKLKASLTKNFNILPSQDKSIWQKCGPLPAREQPWQERAPELPNASPPREKDNTARGATRWDVVGCSTRPSVKKLIETFSPTESPRTLGDSRNLGPRPCLRKWGVPVTLSRFPIYRGLAPLYPKPQISPAAGRNPLQVGTGWRPSGPACPPLPAEASRSGDTSWEAVEDPENLPPPPLEVLMDKSFVALEPPESSQPAGGHPEVATAPTLAAAGPARKTWASPKLRASVGPVDLLPNKGSGSPPRLCSTGPGRGRSGCGPRKLALDPSSSSAGSLDPEVGSETQMQAGKAACLSKHHRKATPWHHASLTSGQSRTTEPSLARPTRGPCSPEASRQNRDRSPPRARKASSVRAHWALQVDKRLRSLPVSHGPSQPNLPTILSSPSPPMSPRSESPPETRKQTSPLSSPTPGSPPAEHKVSSPPVQHGEGSSPSSVPSLSPPVSPSQGHKETKHFEDREATIAKASRKACSNFCPATSSPSEAKSQFSANLLTPSSLSQESGDPFGTSAGYWRSSSGPRLRIDSQKRMALSALNPLPFIQRTALSRQPGVRLQLPGSPWDSQPCQSSDQAQAAQGPAGQQVGSLPRQQFQEELVSQWQGYSWGNQHAPGLRFMQMWDLNLDLSGAEKDEFQTKPLSSHHADSSKDWAWTKHSLLPKGSGQKATGARPRSQVPRSQLQDERVPGAPSSSSSSSSEDGAKQDSLHWSSAESQGSGGRRASPPDLCVLGRALQPEARLSRAQDRSQAEAQLQQQQMT; encoded by the exons ATGGGGTGTACGCCTTCACACAGTGTCATTGTCAACAGCGTGGCCAAGAGCGGCTTTCAGTTTTTGAAAAAGCCCAAGGCAATTTTGCCGGGCCGCCAGCGGGACAGTGAAAGATGTTCTGTCCCTGTGCTGGTTAAGAGTTCCACCTGCTATGGCCCTGGCGGGGAGCCGCCCCGGACACCGAGGCCAGCAGAGGAACCTGGGAGTTTCGGGAGGTCCCAAACCACAGCTGAAGGGCTTGGTCAGCTCATGGGAGAAATGGAAAGACTGATGCCAGAAACCAAAACCTCCCCGTCCCAGCTGAACAAACCACAAAACAAGGTGGCTGTGGACATCTCATTCCAGAAACAAGGCTCTCATAGGACACAAGACGCAGCCTTTCCTGAGGGAGACAGTGAGTCAAGCATGACCAAGGAGACCTCCAAATGGGAAGGGACGCCAACGTGCCAGCCAGATGAGCAGAACCACTGCTACCAAACCACCCTCCCCGTCCCTGGGTCAGAAGGCAAAGTAGACTTCCCTGAGCCCCTGGTGAAGGCTCACCAGCAGACATACGCCTACCTTCATGCCAGCCTCACCAGATACGAAGCAGTCCTGCACCTGGTCCAGCAGGCCAGCCAGACGAGGGAGCTGCTGGGGCCCATGCtcggcttcctgctgctgtgttTGGAGGAAGCCACCCAGCTCCTCGGGGAGATCGCTGAGGATGGAGACACACTCCTCCAAGAAGTCAGGGAGGATCTGGCATGGCCACCGAGCAAAGGAGCGCCCCCGGAGCAGCCAGACCTCCTGCGACAGCTGCTGCAGTACACCGTCAACAAGCTACAAGGGCTCCAGAGCGCGCTGGCCACCCTCAGTGGAAGCCTCCTGGAGGGCTGCAGCAGCTACCTCCACTCCGCTGCCAGCCACCTGGAACACAAGCTTGGCACCAAGAGGTGTGCACACAACCGCCTCCTGAGGGCCCTGGGGCAGCTAGAGAGTCTGGCCAGTGGCCACAGTGGCCCTGGGCTGCAGGGTCCACCCTTGTGCTCTGAGGACAGCGGCATTGGTGCTGACAGCGAGTCTGTGCAATCCCTGGACAAGCTGGGCAAGCAAGCTAGCTGGGACTTTGCCCCTGAGCCTGGGGAATGGAAGCCAGGGACTGCACCCCAGACGGAGGTCAGGCTCTTGGGGCCTGCCTGGCAGCAAGGTCCATCCTGGACAAGTTCAGACAGACCCCAGGACTGCCCATGGGCAAGGCCCGCCATGGCAAAGGTTCAGCCAGCAGCACAGCACGAAGCCAGAAACCCAAGTGCCCCCAGCACAGGCCCAGACGCCGTCACTTCTAGGCCTCTGGAGGCTGGCAGCAGCACCCCGTGGGATTCCCTGAAAGTCGGGGTCCCTACGGAAGCACATCGTCCTGGAAGCTCTGGGTTGATGGGTGCTCCATACCCGAGCGAAGGTGAGGACAGCagcctggaggaggaggaagaggaggaggaggaggaagccagcGGCGCAGGTCTGTGTGCAGAACCTGGGAAGGCTCCGGGGTCAAGGCCACGGTGTTCACCCGCTGTCCGGGACAGCCTGTTTCAGCCACGCTCCGGGAGGCCAGGGAGCCCCCAGGCCCAGGAAATGATTCTGAAGATGAAGGAAGCCATCAGTGAAAGAATCAAGTTCGTCCCAGCGGCCTCCAGACAGCAGGACTGGGTGGAGGAGGACGAGGGGAGGATGAAGAGCCCACCTAGACCTCGCACAGCCATTGGCAGCAGGAGGACACCGGAGCGAAAAAGGAGATCTCAGTCGGAGGGGTGTATTAAGAGCCCCGCAGAGGACCCCACCCTTCAGGAGCTGAggagggtccaggctgacctcacccAGAGGCTGGAGATATTTTATGCCCTGGGTGCCCCCCGGCAGAGGCACAGCAAGGACTCGCTTCCACAGCTCAAGGCCACAGCGCTGTGGCCCCCCAGCAACGGCAGGGTGGGCCCCAGCCACACCACCAGCAAGCTCAAGGCCTCGCTCACCAAGAACTTCAACATTCTGCCCAGTCAGGACAAGAGCATCTGGCAGAAATGCGGTCCCCTCCCTGCACGTGAGCAGCCCTGGCAGGAGAGGGCACCAGAGCTACCAAATGCCAGCCCTCCCCGTGAGAAGGACAACACAGCTCGCGGGGCCACACGGTGGGACGTCGTGGGCTGTTCCACTAGACCATCAGTGAAGaaacttattgaaactttcaGTCCCACCGAGAGCCCGAGGACACTGGGAGACTCAAGGAACTTGGGTCCAAGGCCCTGCCTCAGGAAGTGGGGGGTCCCTGTCACGCTTTCCAGATTTCCCATCTACAGAGGGCTTGCCCCACTCTATCCTAAGCCCCAAATCTCTCCAGCAGCAGGCAGAAACCCTCTGCAGGTGGGAACGGGCTGGAGGCCTTCAGGGCCCGCGTGTCCCCCTCTACCTGCAGAAGCATCCAGGAGTGGGGATACCAGCTGGGAAGCAGTGGAGGACCCCGAGAATCTCCCTCCACCACCTCTCGAAGTCCTGATGGACAAATCATTTGTTGCTCTGGAGCCCCCCGAGAGCAGCCAGCCAGCAGGCGGCCACCCTGAAGTGGCCACGGCACCCACACTGGCCGCGGCTGGCCCTGCCAGGAAAACCTGGGCTTCTCCGAAGCTGAGAGCGTCCGTGGGCCCCGTGGACTTGTTGCCCAACAAAGGCAGTGGCAGCCCCCCAAGGCTGTGCAGCACGGGCCCGGGGAGAGGCAGGAGCGGCTGCGGTCCCCGGAAGCTGGCCTTAGACCCCAGTTCCTCATCGGCAGGCAGCCTAGACCCAGAAGTGGGGAGCGAGACTCAGATGCAGGCCGGGAAGGCGGCATGCCTCTCCAAGCATCACCGGAAGGCCACCCCCTGGCACCATGCCAGCCTCACATCCGGGCAAAGCAGGACCACAGAACCCAGCCTGGCCAGGCCCACACGAGGGCCATGTTCTCCAGAAGCCTCCAGACAGAACAGAGACCGAAGCCCACCGAGGGCCAGAAAAGCCTCCTCCGTGAGGGCTCACTGGGCACTGCAAGTGGACAAGCGGCTCCGAAGCCTGCCTGTCTCTCATGGACCTTCCCAGCCAAACCTTCCCACCATCCTCAGCTCCCCCAGCCCACCCATGAGCCCCAGGTCCGAAAGCCCACCAGAGACAAGGAAGCAGACTTCCCCACTGTCCAGCCCCACGCCAGGGAGCCCTCCTGCAGAGCACAaggtctccagccctcctgtccaGCACGGAGAAGGAAGTtccccttcctctgtcccttctctgtCCCCTCCAGTGTCCCCATCTCAGGGACACAAAGAGACAAAACACTTTGAGGACAGAGAAGCCACCATAGCCAAGGCATCCAGGAAGGCGTGCTCTAATTTCTGCCCAGCCACCTCCTCTCCATCAGAAGCTAAGTCACAGTTCTCAGCTAACCTGCTAACCCCATCATCACTGTCCCAAGAGTCTGGGGACCCTTTTGGGACCTCAGCAGGATACTGGAGGAGCAGCTCAGGGCCACGACTGAGGATTGACTCACAGAAGAGAATGGCTCTGAGTGCCCTCAACCCCTTGCCCTTCATCCAAAGAACAGCTCTCAGCCGCCAGCCAGGTGTCCGGCTTCAGCTGCCTGGCTCCCCTTGGGACTCTCAGCCCTGCCAAAGCAG TGACCAGGCTCAGGCCGCCCAGGGACCAGCAGGGCAGCAAGTGGGCAGCCTCCCTCGCCAGCAGTTCCAGGAAGAGCTTGTATCCCAGTGGCAGGGCTACAGCTGGGGAAACCAGCATGCTCCTGGCCTACGCTTCATGCAGATGTGGGACCTGAACCTGGACCTGAGTGGGGCTGAGAaagatgaattccagaccaaaCCTTTGTCAAGCCACCAT GCAGACAGCAGCAAAGACTGGGCCTGGACCAAGCACAGCCTGCTCCCCAAGGGCTCAGGACAGAAG